From Homalodisca vitripennis isolate AUS2020 chromosome 1, UT_GWSS_2.1, whole genome shotgun sequence, the proteins below share one genomic window:
- the LOC124352796 gene encoding uncharacterized protein LOC124352796 isoform X1: MADDSTETEDSESIETSSSHSNQEKSSTSRLSQEFEHSSLPEIWIDHNSEGLRSIKSTEIICNDDECFIFKYIPDPGIHQAYVVGADYEFKEESGEELYLRLVKEAGIAPIKRIISSLKDSYLGLEHYGLDPRQMKPLTEALIRNTTIRELNLRCNELTVDGLYHLGLLICDIAGSLTKLNLQHCKIGPEGIVMLVSGLEICSLEELDLSHNEIGDSGMEELANKLCYNVSIRKLNLSHNGLTQLSGMWLADTMDENLALQHLDLSWNRISEEPGLKMFLTSATDSNETILSLNLSWNSLGGDKIANIIKNFIGQQRSIQELDLSHNRLGSILENTRIAKGISTSETLKTLDLSYNGHNADSALALLSNIQGSKLQTLLLSNVWVNAEFEKLQKSSRFRVVVEGVSGGSQIKGPDVKAMLLKRANFLGYKPKKNKKDFGWFLLRLKNADTLVPVKKAKFDLLIQEDKIKFDEGLIDELAKQFKNEEKKIDLNSMLEKYLEIFPDTVLPVPKEKRKRKASKDERKTKEITTDINEKISKVKEVKERETLKTTPELTEKNKETQKDTKVRETLKTTPEPTEKRKETKIDAKVRETLTVKPSAQKFPVSILVTTTSKDDKKSHKEVTFMDENDKEENKINVEIESDQTQEYLQPKELSGPEETISGISDTEQPAEEEISEEEIAEDIEDETPRWKVKQKQPRIASLAL; encoded by the exons ATGGCAGATGATAGCACTGAAACTGAAGATAGTGAATCTATTGAAACTTCAAGTTCACACTCCAATCAGGAAAAGTCCAGTACAAGT AGACTCAGTCAGGAATTTGAGCATTCTTCACTGCCAGAGATTTGGATTGACCACAACTCAGAAGGTCTGCGTTCTATTAAATCTACGGAAATAATCTGCAATGATGacgaatgttttattttcaaatacattcctGATCCCGGGATTCATCAAGCATATGTGGTAGGAGCAG ATTATGAATTCAAGGAAGAATCTGGTGAAGAACTTTACCTGCGTTTGGTTAAAGAAGCAGGAATAGCTCCAATTAAAAGGATTATTAGTTCCTTGAAAGATAGTTACTTAGGGCTTGAg CATTACGGCCTGGATCCAAGGCAGATGAAACCGTTGACAGAAGCTCTAATACGCAACACAACCATAAGGGAACTGAACTTGCGATGTAACGAACTGACGGTTGATGGACTGTACCACCTGGGCCTACTAATTTGTGACATTGCTGGGTCCCTGACGAAACTCAACCTACAACACTGCAA AATCGGTCCCGAGGGAATTGTGATGCTCGTGAGTGGACTCGAGATCTGTTCTCTTGAGGAACTGGACCTGAGTCATAACGAAATCGGCGATAGCGGGATGGAGGAGTTGGCCAACAAGTTATGCTACAATGTCTCTATTCGAAAACTCAACCTGAGCCACAATGGGTTGACCCAACTAAGCGGGATGTGGCTAGCAGACACCATGGACGAGAACTTGGCTCTCCAGCATTTGGATCTATCTTGGAATCGGATTTCAGAGGAGCCAG GATTAAAGATGTTTCTGACATCAGCTACAGACTCCAATGAAACAATTCTCTCCCTTAACCTGTCCTGGAACTCTCTTGGAGGAGACAAAATTGCAAACATTATCAAGAACTTCATTGGGCAACAGAGGAGTATACAAGAATTGGATCTGTCACATAATCG GTTAGGATCTATTTTAGAAAACACCCGAATAGCTAAGGGAATAAGCACTTCCGAGACATTGAAGACACTGGACTTGAGCTACAATGGACATAATGCAGACTCAGCGTTAGCTCTTCTCTCCAACATACAAGGTTCAAAGTTACAGACACTCTTGTTGTCCAATGTTTGGGTTAATGCAGAATTTGAAAAG ctGCAGAAATCAAGCAGATTCAGGGTTGTTGTGGAAGGAGTTTCAGGAGGATCTCAGATTAAAGGGCCAGATGTGAAAGCGATGTTGTTGAAGAGAGCTAACTTTCTTGGTTATAAACCGAAGAAGAACAAGAAAGATTTTGG ctGGTTTCTCTTGCGGCTAAAAAATGCTGACACTCTTGTTCCTGTAAAGAAAGCCAAATTTGATCTGTTAATACAAgaggacaaaataaaatttgatgagGGATTGATTGATGAGTTGGCCAAACAATTCAAaaatgaagaaaagaaaatagATCTGAATTCGATGTTAGAAAAGTATTTAGAGATATTTCCAGACACAGTATTACCTGTTCCAAAAGAGAAAAGAAAGAGAAAAGCTTCTAAAGATGAGaggaaaacaaaagaaattacaacagatataaatgagaaaatttcaaaagtaaaggaAGTGAAAGAAAGAGAAACTCTGAAAACAACACCAGAactaacagaaaaaaacaaagaaactCAAAAAGATACAAAAGTAAGAGAAACTTTGAAAACAACACCAGAAccaacagaaaaaagaaaagaaactaaaatagATGCAAAAGTACGAGAGACTTTAACTGTGAAACCATCTGCCCAAAAATTCCCTGTCTCAATATTAGTGACTACAACCAGTAAGGATGATAAAAAATCTCATAAAGAAGTAACTTTTATGGATGAAAATgataaagaagaaaacaaaattaatgtggAGATAGAAAGTGATCAAACACAAGAATATTTACAACCAAAAGAATTAAGTGGACCAGAAGAAACTATTTCTGGCATTTCAGACACAGAACAACCAGCTGAAGAAGAGATTTCAGAAGAAGAAATAGCTGAAGATATTGAAG
- the LOC124352796 gene encoding leucine-rich repeat-containing protein 74A-like isoform X2 produces the protein MADDSTETEDSESIETSSSHSNQEKSSTSRLSQEFEHSSLPEIWIDHNSEGLRSIKSTEIICNDDECFIFKYIPDPGIHQAYVVGADYEFKEESGEELYLRLVKEAGIAPIKRIISSLKDSYLGLEHYGLDPRQMKPLTEALIRNTTIRELNLRCNELTVDGLYHLGLLICDIAGSLTKLNLQHCKIGPEGIVMLVSGLEICSLEELDLSHNEIGDSGMEELANKLCYNVSIRKLNLSHNGLTQLSGMWLADTMDENLALQHLDLSWNRISEEPGLKMFLTSATDSNETILSLNLSWNSLGGDKIANIIKNFIGQQRSIQELDLSHNRLGSILENTRIAKGISTSETLKTLDLSYNGHNADSALALLSNIQGSKLQTLLLSNVWVNAEFEKLQKSSRFRVVVEGVSGGSQIKGPDVKAMLLKRANFLGYKPKKNKKDFG, from the exons ATGGCAGATGATAGCACTGAAACTGAAGATAGTGAATCTATTGAAACTTCAAGTTCACACTCCAATCAGGAAAAGTCCAGTACAAGT AGACTCAGTCAGGAATTTGAGCATTCTTCACTGCCAGAGATTTGGATTGACCACAACTCAGAAGGTCTGCGTTCTATTAAATCTACGGAAATAATCTGCAATGATGacgaatgttttattttcaaatacattcctGATCCCGGGATTCATCAAGCATATGTGGTAGGAGCAG ATTATGAATTCAAGGAAGAATCTGGTGAAGAACTTTACCTGCGTTTGGTTAAAGAAGCAGGAATAGCTCCAATTAAAAGGATTATTAGTTCCTTGAAAGATAGTTACTTAGGGCTTGAg CATTACGGCCTGGATCCAAGGCAGATGAAACCGTTGACAGAAGCTCTAATACGCAACACAACCATAAGGGAACTGAACTTGCGATGTAACGAACTGACGGTTGATGGACTGTACCACCTGGGCCTACTAATTTGTGACATTGCTGGGTCCCTGACGAAACTCAACCTACAACACTGCAA AATCGGTCCCGAGGGAATTGTGATGCTCGTGAGTGGACTCGAGATCTGTTCTCTTGAGGAACTGGACCTGAGTCATAACGAAATCGGCGATAGCGGGATGGAGGAGTTGGCCAACAAGTTATGCTACAATGTCTCTATTCGAAAACTCAACCTGAGCCACAATGGGTTGACCCAACTAAGCGGGATGTGGCTAGCAGACACCATGGACGAGAACTTGGCTCTCCAGCATTTGGATCTATCTTGGAATCGGATTTCAGAGGAGCCAG GATTAAAGATGTTTCTGACATCAGCTACAGACTCCAATGAAACAATTCTCTCCCTTAACCTGTCCTGGAACTCTCTTGGAGGAGACAAAATTGCAAACATTATCAAGAACTTCATTGGGCAACAGAGGAGTATACAAGAATTGGATCTGTCACATAATCG GTTAGGATCTATTTTAGAAAACACCCGAATAGCTAAGGGAATAAGCACTTCCGAGACATTGAAGACACTGGACTTGAGCTACAATGGACATAATGCAGACTCAGCGTTAGCTCTTCTCTCCAACATACAAGGTTCAAAGTTACAGACACTCTTGTTGTCCAATGTTTGGGTTAATGCAGAATTTGAAAAG ctGCAGAAATCAAGCAGATTCAGGGTTGTTGTGGAAGGAGTTTCAGGAGGATCTCAGATTAAAGGGCCAGATGTGAAAGCGATGTTGTTGAAGAGAGCTAACTTTCTTGGTTATAAACCGAAGAAGAACAAGAAAGATTTTGG